The Flavobacteriales bacterium sequence GTATTCGGCCCTACAAGCGGGCGAAAAAGGCACGGTTTCCATCGACTGCTACATATCGCCGGAAGGGGAGTTCGAAGAGATTGAGTTCGTGAATTCCGTCTCTGAAGAACTGGACCGCGAGGCCGTTCGACTCCTGAAACACGTGGTTTGGAAACCGGCAGTATTCAATGTCCAGTTTACCTCCGGCAAAACGCGCATGTTCATAAAATTCTACCCCGAGCGGTACTACCGATACTGCCGCGACCGAGGTTATCGTCAGCTACCGACCCCAGTGCTGCCAGTGTCCGAAGAAACCGGGATATACAAGCGGAATGAAGTCGAAAGCGTGGCCAAACCTCTAATTCCCGAAGGGTGGGAGGCCTATCCCTACATCCTAAAACAGCTTAAATACCCCGAAGAAGCCGTTCGTCTCAGCGTGCAGGGCAAGGTGCGGATAGCCTACGTCGTGGAGCGCTCGGGCCACGTAACCAATATCGAAGTGCTTCACACCCTGGCGGGTGGATGTCCACAAGAGGTGGTACGCGTGTTGCGCTCGTTAAACTGGATACCCGTCATCGCCGATGGACAGGCAGTGCCCTCTCGTCAGGAGATCACCGTACTCTTTCAACTCAATTTTTTCGGAACAGCACAAGAATTCATTTACAACGGTCAAGGCATCTATTGACCCCCCACGCCACCCTCATAATCACAGCTTCTCGGTTTTCACCAATTCCCTTACCTTCACCCTATGCTCGTCAATTTGATCATCACTTTTAATGTTTTAGCTCACGCACTCAACCTCAGCGTTACCGAAGCGAAATACGATCGCGATGCACATACATTAGAATGTTCGGTCCGCATCTTCACCCACGATCTGGAGCATGCGCTTAACGAAGCCGGGCACGAAAACCTCAATCTCGGTCGTGAGGACGAATCTCCACAAGCCGATTCATTGATCGGACACCTCGTACTTTCGAGCTATACCCTGGTTACCGACAAAGGCAAACGCCGCTTGGTATATATCGGCCGCGAATTCGATGAAGATGGCACGCTCGTTCACTTTAGAGGTGAAGCGATAACGCCGCGCTTTAAATGGATCGAAACCACCACGAGTCTACTCGTACATACCTTTCCGGATCAACGCAACATCGTGCACGTCACGAAAGACGATGCCACGCACACCCTTAAACTCGACGCAAAAACCCGCAAGGGTACCGTTATATTCCAGGAGTAAATGAAAAAACTGCTTTCCCTTATTGTACTCGTTGCCACTGCCGTTGGCGTCAACGGCCAATCCGAGTATTACAATGTTAGGATTCATTCCGCCTACGGCGGGATTGGCCCCTGTGAACCTTCGATAGCCGTAAGCTTGTCCGATCCAAATATCGTGGTGGCAGGAGCCGTGCTGAACGACGTGTATGGGAGCACCGACGGAGGCTTTACCTGGTCGATCCAAAAGCTGCGTTCACCATATGGCGTGTGGGGTGATCCGTGTATTGTATCGAACAGCAAAGGGCATTTCCACTTTTTACACTTGAGCGATCCAACGGGTCAAAATTGGGCCAGCGAAGAGATCCTCGATCGCATTGTTTGTCAAACCTCTACCAACGGAGGAAAATCGTGGGGAAATGGAACCTATATGGGAATGAACCACCCCAAAGATCAGGATAAGGAATGGGCTGCCGTGGATCTGCGCAACGATGCGCTGTACGCATCGTGGACCGAATTCGACGACTATGGGTCAACGAACTATCCGGAGGACCGCTCTCGAATCTTGTTCTCGCGGTATACGGGAGAGGGTGACGGCGGCTGGACAAACCCCATCGTCCTTAGCAAGCTCGAAGGAAATTGCGTGGATAGCGACAGCACAACTGAAGGGGCAGTTCCGGCTGTGGGGCCCGATGGTCAAATCTACGTTGCCTGGTCTTTCGACGATAAAATTTACTTCGATCGTTCAGAGGACGGAGGAGCTACCTGGCTCGAAAAAGATCTTGTAGTGGCCGATCAGCCCGGGGGATGGGATATAGACATCTCCGGTGTCGGCCGTTGCAACGGAATGCCTGTAACAGGGTGCGACGTCAGTGGCGGTGAAAACAATGGCCGCATTTATGTGAATTGGGCCGATCAACGAAATGGAGCCAAGGACACGGATATTTTCGTTGCGTATAGCGACGACCAGGGAAACACCTGGAGCGATCCGGTTCGTGTAAATGACGATGGTGCCGGAGCACAGCAATTCCTTACCTGGATGGCCGTAGATCCGGCGACGGGTCACGTTTATATCGTGTTTTACGACCGCAGGAATCACAAGGGGGATGCTACCGATGTTTATTTGGCATCGAGCAGCGACGGTGGCGAAACCTGGATCAATGAGCGTATAAGCGAAGAGCCCTTTACCCCGAACGGTGGAGTGTTCTTTGGGGATTACAATAATATATCGGCAGTTGACGGAGTAGTTCGGCCTATTTGGACCCGGCAAGATGGTCGTGAGACCAGTATATGGACAGCCATAATCAATAAATAAGCGAAGCTATTTATTGATTGTTTCCGGCCAGGCCAGAGTAAATTCGCCTTTCGGGCGAGTGCTTTTTCGCCTGAGCGAAAGGGGGATCACCTAATAGTGAGTTTGTTTGCGCTACACGCAAATTGGTTTTGCTGCGCAAAGTAAGCTCACTGCTCACGGCCAACTAAGAACTAAGAATTCAAAACTAAGAACTACTTATGCGTTTGCTCATTATTTCCACAAGTACCATTCACGGAAAGGCCTATCTAGAGTACATTCTCGATGAGGTGAAGGATTTCTTTTCAGGAGTTGAGGAAATCGTATTCGTGCCCTATGCTCGTCCGTCCGGGGTGTCGCATGACGATTATACAGCTGCGGCAGCAAAGGCCTTTTCGAAGATCGGAATTGAGGTGAAAGGCATGCACGAATTCGACGATCCGGTCGAAGCCATTCATCGTGCCGCAGGCACATTTATCGGTGGCGGAAATACTTTTTTACTCCTTAAACAGCTTTGGGAAAACGGACTGGTTGAGGCGTTGCGGGAGCGCGTAGCCGCAGGTATGCCGTACATGGGTACCAGTGCGGGCAGCAATGTGGCGGGCCAAACGATCAACACTACGAACGATATGCCGATCGTATATCCGCCGACATTTGAGGCGCTTGGTTTAATGCCGTTCAATGTAAACCCGCATTATCTCGATCCTATACCGAACAGCACGCATATGGGCGAAACGCGCGAAACGCGAATCAACG is a genomic window containing:
- a CDS encoding TonB family protein → MRTPLANTLIILSPLFHATLAQEYGEPDMVGGMREWKYLLEHEMQYPYSALQAGEKGTVSIDCYISPEGEFEEIEFVNSVSEELDREAVRLLKHVVWKPAVFNVQFTSGKTRMFIKFYPERYYRYCRDRGYRQLPTPVLPVSEETGIYKRNEVESVAKPLIPEGWEAYPYILKQLKYPEEAVRLSVQGKVRIAYVVERSGHVTNIEVLHTLAGGCPQEVVRVLRSLNWIPVIADGQAVPSRQEITVLFQLNFFGTAQEFIYNGQGIY
- the pepE gene encoding dipeptidase PepE; protein product: MRLLIISTSTIHGKAYLEYILDEVKDFFSGVEEIVFVPYARPSGVSHDDYTAAAAKAFSKIGIEVKGMHEFDDPVEAIHRAAGTFIGGGNTFLLLKQLWENGLVEALRERVAAGMPYMGTSAGSNVAGQTINTTNDMPIVYPPTFEALGLMPFNVNPHYLDPIPNSTHMGETRETRINEFHTQNEIPVVGIREGSWLRFNDGRVELKGPHSARIFRAGQSPIEHEPGDLKL
- a CDS encoding exo-alpha-sialidase, with the protein product MKKLLSLIVLVATAVGVNGQSEYYNVRIHSAYGGIGPCEPSIAVSLSDPNIVVAGAVLNDVYGSTDGGFTWSIQKLRSPYGVWGDPCIVSNSKGHFHFLHLSDPTGQNWASEEILDRIVCQTSTNGGKSWGNGTYMGMNHPKDQDKEWAAVDLRNDALYASWTEFDDYGSTNYPEDRSRILFSRYTGEGDGGWTNPIVLSKLEGNCVDSDSTTEGAVPAVGPDGQIYVAWSFDDKIYFDRSEDGGATWLEKDLVVADQPGGWDIDISGVGRCNGMPVTGCDVSGGENNGRIYVNWADQRNGAKDTDIFVAYSDDQGNTWSDPVRVNDDGAGAQQFLTWMAVDPATGHVYIVFYDRRNHKGDATDVYLASSSDGGETWINERISEEPFTPNGGVFFGDYNNISAVDGVVRPIWTRQDGRETSIWTAIINK